The sequence below is a genomic window from Ruminiclostridium josui JCM 17888.
GGAAGTCTTATTGGCTCCATGTTTGCCTACTTTGTTGGTTCTTATGGGGGTAGGCCTTTTATACTTAAATACGGAAAATACTTTTTTGTATCGGAAAAGAATTTTTATAAAGCGGAAGAGGTATTAAAAAAAAGAGGTATGCTGGCTGTGTGCTTAGGAAGACTTCTTCCCGTAATCAGAACATTTATTTCTTTACCTGCTGGAATCGCTAAAATAAATAAATTAAAGTTTGTTATTTTCTCAACAATCGGAATGCTTCCCTGGAATTTTACACTAATCTATCTGGGTTTTGTATTTGGAAAGGATTATGAGACTAAAATCAGGCCGTATTTTAAGGGTTTTGAAAATATAGTAATAGCACTGATTTTAATCTGCATCGTCCTATTTGTAATTTACAAGGTTATTTCCTCCCGTAGAGAAAGTAATAAATCTATGGGAAGCAAATAGTTATTGAGTTATTTATGTCTGGGTGCGCTTTTAACAAGAACTGCTGCTTTTGTAATAGCTGAAATGACATCTACCTCGAATTGGTTTCTTAAACTATTTACTTTTGAATACAGTTCGCCTTTTTCAGAGGCAATGTATTTCGGAGGAAGGCTGTTAAGCGCAAGGGCAGCTATATCCTTAACACACAATTCACATTTACACATGTTAATGTCGTCTAGGACTCCGTCCATTAGATTGAATACAACTTCCTCCATATAATTTTTTAACGTTACCATACTTTCATCCCCTTATACCCGACTTATATAATTACACACATTAATCATTTCGGTAATATTTTCAAAATCCCTCTATATTTTCTATAATTTTTAAAAGTTCGCTTCTTTGCTTTCTTTCAACCTGTATATCAGTCCAAATTTCAAAAGCTGAAACCCCTTGATTTATCAGCATACCAAATCCGTTTCTTATTTTGCAACCAGCTTTTTCTGCCTGTGTCATAAATTTTGTTTTCTTAGGGTCATATAGAACGTCATACACCATCTGAGTCCCATTAAAGTTGAAGTCAATATCAAAAGGAGTTGAGTCGAGATATGTACTCATACCAGCAGGTGTTGTATTTATAACAATCTGGTTATTTTCAAGTTCTTTATCAATTTTGTCTTTCTCCGGGGACATTGTACTTACAATGTTTCCGAAATTACTATTTACAAGCTTAGAGATACTTTTTGCGTTGGCCTCTGACCTGTTTACTATGGTGAGATGTTCAATGCCTTCCATTGCAAGCTTGACAGCAATAGCCCTTGAGGTTCCCCCTGCTCCCAGTAGCATTACCCTCTTACCTTTAAATGTAGTTTCAAAACCATCGCAAAAATCCCTGACAAAACCTTCAGCATCTGTATTAAAGCCTATGAGCCTTCCGTTTTGCTTTTTTACGGTATTAATTGCACCCATAAGCCTACCTTCTTCTGAAATTTCATCCAGGTATTTTATAACATCTTTTTTATATGGAACAGTTACGTTAAAACCTAAAAAGTTTATACTTTTTAATCCATCCATAACTTGTTCTAATTTTCCGGTTTCAACAAGTATAGGTAAATATACAGCATTTACTCCAAATTTTTTAAATAGTGTATTATGAATAAAAGGTGATTTTGTATGCTCAATTGGATTTCCAAGCACACCATACAATTGTGTTTTTCCATTAACAAGCTCAACCAAATTCATTGGTTTGCCCCACCCCCAATGTCATTTTAAACGACTTTTTTCTATTTGAAGCCTTTTCTTCTTCCATTCATTTCTTACTTCCAGTCTCGAAGTTTCTACATTACTAAAGCGCTTTAATACTCTTTTTTCAATATGCCTTTTTAATCTGACATATAGAATTTCCTTTTTATCAATGGGCTTTACAAGGACTGTAAGCATATTTACTTTATTTCCCCCATATATATCGGTAAATATCTGGTCACCAATAACTGCCACTTCTTCTGGCTCAAGCCCCATTTTTTCGGCTGCATTAAGAAAAGCTTTCCCTTTGGGTTTATATGCTCTGTGTATTGCCATTACCGACATCTCTTTGTTGAACCTTGTTACTCTTTTTAGTGAAGCGTTTGATAGTATACATACCTTAAACCCAGTTTTTTGCAGCTCAGCTACCCAAGTTATTGCATTCTCATCAGCATCCTTTGTATGCATAGGTACAAGAGTGTTGTCTATATCAAGTATAACTCCCTTGATACCTCTTTCTTTAAGTCTATTTATATCAATATGTCTTATACTATCATAATATAAGTCAGGATAATATTTTTCGATCATGTAAATTCCTCCATATCAACCTATGATAGCAAAACCTACTATGTTTTGCAAACCATTTCGTACTTCTTATTGTATTGTGTGCTATTCAAAATTCAAGAGTTTATTGTTAAGGCAAAGCTGCAAATCAAACTTTCTGCATCCCACTTTGAAAAACTTTATTTCGATTAAATCCTTATGGGTTTGAGTGTCCTGTTCTATTGAAATTACTATGCCTCTGCCAAATTTAACATGACTGACAAACTTTCCTTCTACTATATTGTCTATTATGTCCTTTTGCAAAAGTTGTACAACCTCATTTACAAAAATAGAAGGCATAACTTTTTCATTATTTATAGTATCAGGATAGATGAGAAAAAGTTTTTTTCTTGTCCTAGTCATTCCAACATAAAAAAGTCTTCTTTCCTCTTCAATTACGATTTTTTCAGAGTTTTCAAGAGCCTTATCCCCCGGAATTTCACTGTTTATAAGGTCTATCATAAATACGTTGTCATATTCAAGTCCCTTTGAAGAGTGCAGTGTACTCAGAGTTATTTCATTCTTTTCGCCGTCGTGTTTATATCCTCCATCCTGAAATATTTTCTCCAGCTCCTGTAACCGCATTAGGAATGAGGAAATAGTGGGACAATCAATTGATATTCCATGCAAAATACCATACAGTTTATTCAGATAGTCGAAGGACTGACCGGATATGGCACTGTAATCCTTAATACTATCCAGATATCGGAAGTTATTTTTTATATATTCTAATGCCGACCAAGGATTCTTCTTTGCCAATGAAGCAAATTCTCCCTTTAAATCCCTCATTGCCGTGAGCTGGAAAGGTTTCAGGTCATGACTATTAATTATTCTGTCAATTACATTTTCACCACTTCCTTCACCCTGTAAGACGCATTCCAACATGGTTTTTGATATGAATCTATTCATTCTGAAGCATATTTTTGCAAATGATTCGGTATCAGAACTATCAAGTGCAAATAATAAAAAAGCACATACCTCCTGTACAAGCCAGTGTTTAAAATAAAACAGCCTATTCTGCCTTATTCTAAAAGAAATTCCATTTCTTTGCAATTTTTCTGAAACAAGAATTGATGAGAGATTATTTCTATACAATATCCCTATGCTTTTTGACTTTTTTTCTTTTAGCAGCTCTTCTATCTTTTTTAGAAGGAAATCCTGCTGCTCACTCTCATTAACAACTCTGATAATCACCGGGTCGTCTGCCCTTTTATTTTTGGTTTTATGTGATTTCAAATATCTTTTATCATTTTTCATTATGAATTTACTTGTAAGGTCTACTATATTACTTGAAGACCTGTAGTTGTTTTCAAGCCTGAAAAGCCTGAGATTGTTAAATTCATGGCTAATATTCAGAATATACTGGGGTTCGGCTCCTCTGAATCGGTAAATTGACTGGTCATCATCAGCTACTATAAATATATTCCCATCCGGCCCTGCCAACTGCTTGAGAATGGCAAACTGTATATTGGATAAATCCTGGCCTTCATCAACTTGTATATATTTATATTGTTTTTTATATTCTTTTAAAACTTGCGGATATCTTGAAAGAATACTATAGGCATATGTAAGCATATCGTCAAAGTCAATCATGAGATTCTTTTTCTTGTATTCTTCGTATGTTTTATATACATTTTTGAATTTCTTTGAGCTAAAAAAGCTGTCATCAGCATTTTTTATCATTTTATTCTTTATATAGCTTATTTCGTTTATAAGATTATCCAGTTCATCATCGTTTATTTTGGTGCTGTTTATGCTAAAATATATGTCCTTTAAAAGGATTTTCTTATTAATATCTTCATCTATACCTTCAATACGCCTTAAACTCTGCCCTTTCATTATCTCATAGTCTCTGACCACTCTGTTACAGAAGCTATGAAGGGTGGCAAAGCGTACTTTTTCTCTTATCCTATTTCCGTATAATTTTTCAAAACGTCTTTCCATTTCCAACTGTGCAGCCTTATTAAAAGTAAGTGTCAAAATACTTTTGGGATTGACACCTGATTTAATTAAATTATAAACACGGTTTACAATTACAGTTGTTTTTCCACTACCGGGTCCGGCAATAAGTAATACAGGCCCATTAACAGTAAGTATAGCTTCTCTTTGTTCAGTACTTAAATTTTTAAATTCGTCTACAATTTCTATATCCTTTAATTTATTATATTCTCTATCTACTTCAGATTGTGTCATGTATTCACCTATTCAATATTTTTATCAATCCAGAACTGCTCCAGCTTTTTTCCAAGCTGCCCAGTATCATGTACACGTAAAGCATGTTCCCAATGTCTTGGAAATAACCGTCTATAGTTACCATTTGAAAATCTTTCGTCCAAAAGTATTACTAATCCAACATCATCTTCTGAGCGGATTACCCTTCCTGCAGCTTGCAGTACTTTGTTCATTCCAGGATACATATAAGCATTTTCAAATCCCATTCCATTTTTATTTTGATAATAATTCATGATAATATCCTGTTCGGGACTAACCTGAGGAAGTCCTACTCCTACTATTATTGCTCCTATAAGTCTATCTCCCTTCAAATCTATACCCTCGGAAAAAATTCCTCCCAAAACACTAAAAGAAACAAGGCACTTTCCAGTACCGGATTGAAACTTGTTTAAAAAGCTCTCTCTTTCTTCCTCTGTCATGGAAGTTTCCTGTATTATTGTATCAATTTCAGGATATTGCTCTGTAAACCTGGTATAAACCTCGTTCATGTATTTATATGAAGGAAAAAACACCAGATAATTTCCTGTCTTTTTGCTTATAGTAGACCATATTATGTCTACTATTTTATCATAGCTTTTATCACGATTTTTATATCTAGTAGAAATATTATCATTAACAATAAGACAGAGATTTTCTTTAGCAAAAGGTGATGCAAGATTTATGTTATAGTCCTCTTTGTCACCGCCCAATACATCCATAAAATAGTTAAGGGGTGTAAGGGTTGCAGAGAAAAATACAGCTGCTTTACCTCTTTTTACAGCTTCTGCAAGCAAAAAAGAGGGGTCAAGACAAAATAGCTTAACTCTGACATCATTTGACTTTGATTCTATAAATGTAACGTACCTTTCATCGTAAAAATCAGCCATTCTGGTAAAAGCTATTGAATTGAAATATGTCTCCAGAAGCTGGTCAAAACCGTCAATATTGCTATTTTGATTCTTTAGTATCCATTCCTCTGATTCTGATATAAAACTGTTTAACAATCTATACAGGTCCGTTAATTCTGCTTTACTAACAATAAAACCTTCCTCCTTACATTGTTTGCGTAGAGCTACCATATATGAATTTATCTTGTTTAATATTCTTGCAACTTTAGGAACTTTTGACTTCATTAGCTTTTTTGCTTCTAGATATCCCGATTTATGTATTTGAGCGGAAAACATTTCTCTTGCTCTGTCCACTAAGTTATGGGCTTCATCAACCAAAAAAGCATAATCTCCTGTATTGTTAAGAAAAAATCTTTTCAAATATACCCTTGGGTCAAAAGCATAATTATAGTCACAAATAATGCAATCTGCCCATAATGAAAGGTCAAGGCTAAATTCAAAGGGACATACCATATGCTTGCGTGAATACTCTTCTATAACATCCCTGGACAGATTTTCAGAATTTTTAAGCACATCTTCCATGGCATTGTTAACTCTGTTGTAATGGCCTTTTGCATATTCGCAGAAATCAGGATTACAGCTTCCTTCTTTGTTGAAACATATTTTATCCTTTGCTGTAAGAGTTATGGTTCTGAATACCAAACCGCACTCTCTCATTTTCCAAAATGCCTCTTCAGCCACCTGTCTAGTAATAGTTTTCGCAGTAAGGTAAAATATTTTTGAAATGTGTTGTTCCCCTAAGGCTTTTACTGCTGGAAACAACGTTGATATGGTTTTTCCAATACCTGTGGGAGCCTGAGCAAATAGTTTTTTGCCTTGCATTATGGTTTTATATACTGCAACCGCAAGCTCCCTCTGTCCCTTTCTGTAGTCTTTAAAGGGAAATTCAAGAATTTTTATAGAAGTATCTCTTCTTTTATTCCATGAATCTGATATATTGGCCCAAACCACATATTTGTCCAACAATTCTTCAATAAATGTAGCTAGTTCTTGAATTAGAAACTTTTTCCTGATTCTTTTTATTTCTTCAGTTTCTATATGAAAATACGTTAATTGAACATATATACTGTCAAGTTCATTCTGAATGGCATAAATAAAAGCATAGCACTTTGCTTGTGCCCAATGCAGAAGACTAAAATCTTCATCTATGAATTCAAGGGGACGTGTTGTGGATTTTATTTCATCTATTACAACTCCGTCAGGTTCAGATATTATACCATCAGCACGACCCTCAAGTCTGAATATAAAGTGGTCTGTGTCAAAATTATGGACAAGGGAAACCTCTTTGTTGTAGGAATCTCCACCCTGTTTTTGAATTTTCTGGTGTACTTTTGTACCTTCCAACATTCTGCTAGAGGAAACAAGTCTATTATCAATATCACCAGACCTCAACACCAGCTCAACAAGGTTTCTTATTGAAATTTTTATCTCGGGTTTGCCCATATTCTTATATATTAGCCTCCATCAGCAAATAATACTAATTAATAATTAGTAATCAATAAAATAGCTGACAGGTAAACCAATCAGCTTCTTCAAAGAACGTTAGTTCTAATTATATCAATAAATCTATTCTTTTACAATGTGGCAACTCCTAAACCTCCTTATTATTAAAATAAATTATGAATAACATATTAATGTAATGGTAATTTTAATAGTAAATCTATTTTGGAGGCACATATGTCTGAAAACAGTTTAGTATGCCCTGTTTGTAACAACAGCAACTTTTTAATAAAATACGAAGCTACTTATGTCTACTCATATATAATTGATTCCGATGCTCCCGGCCTTAGAAACAAAGATGAATTTCTTCCATTTATGTTTGATAACCGAGAGCAGAAAGACACAAAACAATTTGTTGAATGTAGTACCTGCGGTTCAAAGTTCAGATGCTATTTTAATCAATGGGATAATAAAATAGGACTGAAAGCTTTACAAGAAGCAATCAGCCAACATCAACCCCATATGGATTGCTGCAAAACATAAAGTTTTTTGATTTTAATACCTGTACTCCCGTATATAATTGAATCAATGATTGCTTCCAAGCTTCCATTGATACAATTTATACTTACGTAGGGCTAGAAAAGATAAAAATTAAGTTTTGTGCCACTCCCTGTTTTAATTGTTTATCCAGAAGAAAAGGTGTAACTCCGATAATCTCAGAATTACACCTTTTCTCCATCATTTTTGTCTCTTTTTTCCACCTTAAACAGGCAATTTTGGTATTGAGCCCAGCAAATACTTCTTGATTAATGCAAAGTCAATGGCATCAACACTGTTATCGCCATTTACATCAGCAAGCTTCATTCCATCAGGTGACGGGAATGTGCTAATTTGTTTTACAAGATACTGTTTGTAAAGTGCAAAGTCGATGGCATCAACAACCTTGTCACCGTTAACATCACCGTAGATGCCGGGATTTACATCTCCTCCCCCAACAAATGTAGTTATAGAATTTGCCGCCAAAGTTGCTGTAAAGCTTCCGCCGTTTACAGTTATCTTTGCACCTTCAGCCAAATCCT
It includes:
- a CDS encoding ATP-dependent DNA helicase, with the protein product MGKPEIKISIRNLVELVLRSGDIDNRLVSSSRMLEGTKVHQKIQKQGGDSYNKEVSLVHNFDTDHFIFRLEGRADGIISEPDGVVIDEIKSTTRPLEFIDEDFSLLHWAQAKCYAFIYAIQNELDSIYVQLTYFHIETEEIKRIRKKFLIQELATFIEELLDKYVVWANISDSWNKRRDTSIKILEFPFKDYRKGQRELAVAVYKTIMQGKKLFAQAPTGIGKTISTLFPAVKALGEQHISKIFYLTAKTITRQVAEEAFWKMRECGLVFRTITLTAKDKICFNKEGSCNPDFCEYAKGHYNRVNNAMEDVLKNSENLSRDVIEEYSRKHMVCPFEFSLDLSLWADCIICDYNYAFDPRVYLKRFFLNNTGDYAFLVDEAHNLVDRAREMFSAQIHKSGYLEAKKLMKSKVPKVARILNKINSYMVALRKQCKEEGFIVSKAELTDLYRLLNSFISESEEWILKNQNSNIDGFDQLLETYFNSIAFTRMADFYDERYVTFIESKSNDVRVKLFCLDPSFLLAEAVKRGKAAVFFSATLTPLNYFMDVLGGDKEDYNINLASPFAKENLCLIVNDNISTRYKNRDKSYDKIVDIIWSTISKKTGNYLVFFPSYKYMNEVYTRFTEQYPEIDTIIQETSMTEEERESFLNKFQSGTGKCLVSFSVLGGIFSEGIDLKGDRLIGAIIVGVGLPQVSPEQDIIMNYYQNKNGMGFENAYMYPGMNKVLQAAGRVIRSEDDVGLVILLDERFSNGNYRRLFPRHWEHALRVHDTGQLGKKLEQFWIDKNIE
- a CDS encoding DedA family protein, encoding MTTFIHNILMPLIDIIEGMGPWGIGLWMLFESSCIPLPSEIILPFGGMMASQGSITLLEANIAAAIGSLIGSMFAYFVGSYGGRPFILKYGKYFFVSEKNFYKAEEVLKKRGMLAVCLGRLLPVIRTFISLPAGIAKINKLKFVIFSTIGMLPWNFTLIYLGFVFGKDYETKIRPYFKGFENIVIALILICIVLFVIYKVISSRRESNKSMGSK
- a CDS encoding ATP-dependent helicase, coding for MTQSEVDREYNKLKDIEIVDEFKNLSTEQREAILTVNGPVLLIAGPGSGKTTVIVNRVYNLIKSGVNPKSILTLTFNKAAQLEMERRFEKLYGNRIREKVRFATLHSFCNRVVRDYEIMKGQSLRRIEGIDEDINKKILLKDIYFSINSTKINDDELDNLINEISYIKNKMIKNADDSFFSSKKFKNVYKTYEEYKKKNLMIDFDDMLTYAYSILSRYPQVLKEYKKQYKYIQVDEGQDLSNIQFAILKQLAGPDGNIFIVADDDQSIYRFRGAEPQYILNISHEFNNLRLFRLENNYRSSSNIVDLTSKFIMKNDKRYLKSHKTKNKRADDPVIIRVVNESEQQDFLLKKIEELLKEKKSKSIGILYRNNLSSILVSEKLQRNGISFRIRQNRLFYFKHWLVQEVCAFLLFALDSSDTESFAKICFRMNRFISKTMLECVLQGEGSGENVIDRIINSHDLKPFQLTAMRDLKGEFASLAKKNPWSALEYIKNNFRYLDSIKDYSAISGQSFDYLNKLYGILHGISIDCPTISSFLMRLQELEKIFQDGGYKHDGEKNEITLSTLHSSKGLEYDNVFMIDLINSEIPGDKALENSEKIVIEEERRLFYVGMTRTRKKLFLIYPDTINNEKVMPSIFVNEVVQLLQKDIIDNIVEGKFVSHVKFGRGIVISIEQDTQTHKDLIEIKFFKVGCRKFDLQLCLNNKLLNFE
- a CDS encoding late competence development ComFB family protein, with protein sequence MVTLKNYMEEVVFNLMDGVLDDINMCKCELCVKDIAALALNSLPPKYIASEKGELYSKVNSLRNQFEVDVISAITKAAVLVKSAPRHK
- a CDS encoding YqeG family HAD IIIA-type phosphatase; translated protein: MIEKYYPDLYYDSIRHIDINRLKERGIKGVILDIDNTLVPMHTKDADENAITWVAELQKTGFKVCILSNASLKRVTRFNKEMSVMAIHRAYKPKGKAFLNAAEKMGLEPEEVAVIGDQIFTDIYGGNKVNMLTVLVKPIDKKEILYVRLKRHIEKRVLKRFSNVETSRLEVRNEWKKKRLQIEKSRLK
- the aroE gene encoding shikimate dehydrogenase codes for the protein MNLVELVNGKTQLYGVLGNPIEHTKSPFIHNTLFKKFGVNAVYLPILVETGKLEQVMDGLKSINFLGFNVTVPYKKDVIKYLDEISEEGRLMGAINTVKKQNGRLIGFNTDAEGFVRDFCDGFETTFKGKRVMLLGAGGTSRAIAVKLAMEGIEHLTIVNRSEANAKSISKLVNSNFGNIVSTMSPEKDKIDKELENNQIVINTTPAGMSTYLDSTPFDIDFNFNGTQMVYDVLYDPKKTKFMTQAEKAGCKIRNGFGMLINQGVSAFEIWTDIQVERKQRSELLKIIENIEGF